A window of uncultured Draconibacterium sp. contains these coding sequences:
- a CDS encoding Rieske 2Fe-2S domain-containing protein: MRQLVLKIGKYFFFFIFFLALNLSCDEIDSQIPDVPVSLTINLNIYNELQNPGSSVYFQNVGFGGIIVSCFVEGEYYAYDAACTHEINQTCHLEPDGLLAVCPCCESQFSLFYAANPTKGPAAAPLKQYNISLLGNSTLRVYN, encoded by the coding sequence ATGAGGCAGTTGGTTTTAAAAATTGGGAAGTATTTCTTTTTTTTCATCTTCTTTCTGGCGCTAAACTTGTCATGCGACGAAATAGATTCGCAAATACCGGATGTGCCTGTAAGTTTGACCATAAACCTTAACATATACAACGAACTTCAAAATCCGGGGAGCTCAGTTTATTTTCAGAATGTAGGATTTGGAGGAATTATTGTTTCGTGTTTTGTTGAAGGGGAATACTACGCTTATGATGCAGCCTGCACGCATGAAATAAACCAGACGTGCCACTTAGAACCAGATGGATTACTGGCAGTTTGCCCGTGTTGCGAATCGCAATTCTCTCTTTTTTATGCCGCTAATCCAACCAAAGGACCTGCAGCAGCACCTTTAAAACAATACAACATTTCGCTTTTGGGAAACTCAACTTTGCGCGTGTACAATTAA
- the ahcY gene encoding adenosylhomocysteinase: MTVAVKEQLDYKVADINLADFGRKEIEIAESEMPGLMSIRKKFGPQKPLKGARVMGSLHMTIQTAVLIETLVELGADVRWCSCNIFSTQDHAAAAIAAAGVPVFAWKGETLKEYWWCTKEALSFPGGKGPQLIVDDGGDATLLIHKGYAAEKDASVLDVEPESVEEGEILSLLKSTLEEDNQKWHRTVEEWKGVSEETTTGVHRLYQMFDKGELLVPAINVNDSVTKSKFDNLYGCRESLADGIKRATDVMIAGKVVVVAGYGDVGKGCAHSMRSYGARVIVTEIDPICALQAAMEGFEVKPMEDAVAEGNIYVTTTGNKDVITAENMANMKDQAIVCNIGHFDNEIQVAQLEKWNGITKTNIKPQVDKYTYEDGHSIFLLAEGRLVNLGCATGHPSFVMSNSFTNQSLAQIDLWQNNYEVGVFTLSKKLDEEVARLHLEQIGVKLTTLTDAQAAYLGVPKEGPFKPEHYRY, encoded by the coding sequence ATGACAGTAGCAGTTAAAGAACAATTAGATTACAAAGTAGCCGATATTAATTTGGCTGATTTCGGAAGAAAGGAAATAGAGATTGCGGAAAGCGAAATGCCGGGTTTGATGTCGATTCGTAAAAAGTTTGGACCTCAAAAACCATTAAAAGGCGCCCGTGTAATGGGAAGTCTGCACATGACAATTCAAACAGCAGTTTTAATTGAAACGCTTGTTGAATTGGGTGCTGATGTTCGTTGGTGTAGTTGTAATATTTTTTCAACTCAGGATCATGCCGCAGCAGCCATTGCCGCAGCAGGTGTTCCTGTTTTTGCCTGGAAAGGTGAAACCCTGAAAGAATACTGGTGGTGCACAAAAGAAGCGCTTAGTTTTCCGGGAGGCAAGGGGCCGCAACTTATTGTTGATGATGGTGGCGATGCTACACTTTTGATACATAAGGGTTATGCAGCTGAAAAAGACGCCAGCGTGTTGGATGTTGAACCGGAAAGTGTAGAAGAAGGCGAAATTTTAAGTTTATTAAAAAGCACACTGGAAGAAGATAATCAAAAATGGCACAGGACTGTTGAAGAATGGAAAGGTGTTTCAGAGGAAACAACCACCGGAGTTCATCGTTTGTACCAGATGTTCGATAAAGGAGAACTGTTGGTTCCGGCCATTAATGTGAACGACTCGGTAACAAAATCTAAATTCGATAATTTATACGGATGCCGCGAATCATTAGCCGATGGCATTAAGCGTGCTACCGATGTAATGATTGCCGGTAAAGTTGTGGTTGTTGCCGGTTACGGTGATGTTGGTAAAGGATGTGCACACTCCATGCGTAGTTATGGAGCCCGTGTAATTGTTACCGAAATTGATCCGATTTGCGCTTTGCAGGCTGCCATGGAAGGATTTGAAGTAAAACCAATGGAAGATGCAGTTGCCGAAGGAAACATTTATGTTACCACAACCGGAAACAAAGACGTTATTACAGCAGAGAATATGGCGAATATGAAAGATCAGGCCATTGTTTGTAATATTGGTCACTTCGACAATGAAATTCAGGTGGCTCAGCTTGAAAAATGGAATGGTATTACCAAAACAAACATTAAACCTCAGGTAGATAAATATACATACGAAGATGGACATAGCATCTTTTTATTGGCTGAAGGTCGTTTGGTTAACCTGGGTTGTGCAACCGGTCACCCTTCATTTGTTATGAGTAATTCGTTTACTAACCAAAGTTTGGCACAAATCGATTTGTGGCAAAACAACTACGAAGTGGGAGTTTTTACACTGTCTAAAAAATTAGATGAGGAAGTTGCCCGATTGCATTTGGAGCAAATTGGAGTAAAGCTTACAACATTAACTGATGCGCAGGCGGCTTATTTAGGTGTACCTAAAGAAGGTCCGTTTAAACCTGAACATTACAGGTACTAA
- the dnaE gene encoding DNA polymerase III subunit alpha — protein sequence MVPFTHLHVHSQYSILDGAASIGALVNKAKSDNMSALALTDHGAMFGIKEFHAACSKAELKPILGCETYVAARSIKDKKDKIDRSGHHLILLAKNKVGYRNLIKLISVASTDGFYYKPRIDKALLKKHHEGLIASSACLGGEIPQHLMNNNMKAAEEAILWYKELFGDDYYLELMRHPAEAQQQREDVYDWQVKVNKMLIPLAKRLGVKLIATNDIHFTNAEDADAHDLLICLNTGKDFDDPNRMRYTKQEWFKTQAEMNELFFDVPEALQNTNEIAEKVESYELNSSPIMPVFPIPEEIGTEEEFREKYSEEHLREEFGNDAFERLGGYDKVLRVKLESAFLEHLTFEGAKERYGESLEKPVVERLEFELNTIKVMGYPGYFLITQDFINWAKENGVIVGPGRGSAAGAAVAYCTGITNIDPIKYDLLFERFLNPDRISLPDVDIDFDDDGRQAVLDYVTDKYGQDKVAHICTFGTMATKSSIRDVARVLKLPLPEADRLAKLVPDAPKMSFVKAFKESPELKQEKDSPVELVAQTMKFAESLEGSVRQTGVHACGVIIGRDPLSDHIPLMPTKEENLYTTQYDGRFVEDIGLLKMDFLGLKTLSIIKECLENIRLSKGIEIDINKIPMEDEKTFELFSHGETTAIFQFESDGMKKHLRDLKPNRFEDLVAMNALYRPGPMEYIPDYIARKHGRQKVDYDVPMMEKYLNDTYGITVFQEQVMLLSRLLAGFTRGDSDTLRKAMGKKIMAVMNKLKVKFVEGCKANFQFVDECKSKDKKPDEVIEKIWKDWEAFASYAFNKSHSVCYAYIAYQTGFLKAHYPAEFMAANLSRNLSNIVDITKLMTECKRMKLNVFGPDINESFIKFTANKNGDIRFGMGAIKGVGSAAVQNVIDIRKANGEFKTVYDLVENVNLQSVNKKNLEALAMAGAFDNLEGTNRSCFFAGDDENDNTTFIEKLIRYGNRVQMEAQSAQQSLFGGMGSAQDIQKPPIPQVSEWAKLIMLEKEKNLIGIYLTAHPLDDYALEINNFCSKDAALKDLNNDIEQYKDKDFTFGGMVTAAREGTSKNGNPYATLTLSDYTDSKELFFFGKDYVNFSKYCKAGLFLMVRGSVKSRFNSDFYEFKVTGIELLSEVREAYVKSITINLPLSVITEEMVKTLEDLVEVHKGKTLLNFNVFDPENNMYIKMFSRTARIHPSDKFLGFFDKQPDVSYRIN from the coding sequence ATGGTTCCTTTTACGCATTTACACGTACATTCGCAATACTCAATTCTAGATGGTGCTGCCAGCATTGGTGCCCTGGTAAACAAAGCTAAGTCAGACAATATGAGTGCTTTGGCTTTAACCGACCACGGTGCAATGTTTGGTATCAAAGAGTTTCATGCGGCCTGTTCGAAGGCCGAATTAAAACCCATTTTAGGATGTGAAACCTATGTGGCTGCCCGTTCGATTAAAGATAAAAAGGATAAAATTGACCGCTCGGGACATCACCTCATTTTATTGGCTAAAAACAAGGTTGGTTATCGCAACTTAATCAAGTTGATTTCGGTAGCTTCTACCGATGGGTTTTATTACAAACCGCGTATCGATAAAGCTTTGTTAAAAAAACATCATGAAGGACTAATTGCATCGTCAGCTTGTTTGGGGGGCGAAATTCCACAGCACCTCATGAATAACAACATGAAAGCTGCCGAGGAGGCAATTTTGTGGTACAAAGAATTGTTTGGCGACGATTATTACCTGGAGTTGATGCGGCATCCGGCAGAGGCACAGCAGCAACGAGAGGATGTTTACGACTGGCAGGTGAAAGTGAATAAAATGCTCATTCCTTTGGCAAAAAGACTGGGCGTGAAGTTAATTGCCACAAACGATATTCACTTTACCAATGCAGAAGATGCGGATGCACACGATTTGCTGATTTGTTTAAATACCGGAAAAGATTTCGACGATCCAAACCGGATGCGTTACACCAAACAAGAGTGGTTTAAAACGCAGGCCGAAATGAACGAGCTGTTTTTTGATGTTCCCGAAGCTCTACAAAATACAAATGAAATAGCTGAAAAGGTTGAGAGTTATGAACTCAATTCTTCTCCAATTATGCCGGTTTTCCCAATTCCTGAAGAGATTGGAACCGAAGAGGAGTTTCGGGAAAAATATTCGGAAGAACATCTTCGTGAAGAATTTGGGAACGATGCTTTTGAGCGTTTGGGAGGTTACGATAAAGTGTTGAGGGTAAAGCTTGAATCAGCGTTTCTCGAGCATCTTACATTTGAAGGCGCAAAAGAACGTTATGGTGAATCGCTCGAAAAACCTGTGGTTGAACGCCTCGAGTTTGAGTTGAATACCATTAAAGTAATGGGGTATCCCGGTTATTTCTTAATCACACAAGACTTTATCAACTGGGCAAAAGAGAATGGCGTAATTGTAGGACCCGGACGTGGTTCGGCTGCCGGTGCAGCTGTTGCCTATTGTACCGGAATTACAAACATCGACCCAATTAAATATGATTTGCTGTTTGAGCGTTTTTTGAATCCCGATCGTATTTCACTTCCCGATGTGGATATCGACTTTGATGATGACGGCCGCCAGGCGGTTTTGGATTATGTAACCGATAAATACGGACAAGATAAAGTTGCCCACATTTGTACCTTTGGAACAATGGCAACAAAATCATCGATACGGGATGTTGCCCGGGTTTTAAAGTTGCCGCTTCCTGAGGCCGATCGACTTGCAAAGTTGGTTCCCGATGCTCCGAAAATGAGTTTTGTAAAAGCTTTTAAAGAGAGCCCGGAGCTAAAACAGGAAAAAGATTCGCCCGTTGAATTGGTCGCACAAACAATGAAATTTGCTGAATCTCTCGAAGGTTCCGTGCGGCAAACAGGTGTTCATGCCTGTGGTGTAATCATTGGACGCGATCCGCTTTCCGATCATATTCCCTTAATGCCAACCAAAGAAGAAAATCTGTATACAACTCAATACGATGGCCGCTTTGTGGAGGACATTGGTTTGTTGAAGATGGATTTTCTGGGTTTAAAAACGCTTTCCATTATAAAAGAATGTTTGGAGAATATCCGTCTTTCAAAAGGAATTGAAATTGATATCAATAAAATTCCGATGGAAGATGAAAAGACATTCGAACTGTTTAGTCATGGTGAGACAACAGCAATTTTCCAGTTTGAATCGGATGGTATGAAAAAGCACCTTCGCGACCTGAAACCTAACCGTTTTGAAGATTTGGTTGCAATGAATGCCTTGTACCGCCCAGGACCAATGGAATATATTCCCGATTACATTGCGCGTAAACACGGCAGGCAAAAAGTAGATTACGATGTGCCCATGATGGAAAAATACCTGAATGATACATACGGTATTACAGTATTTCAGGAGCAAGTGATGTTACTTTCGAGATTATTGGCAGGTTTTACCCGAGGCGATTCGGATACGCTTCGTAAGGCAATGGGTAAAAAAATTATGGCCGTAATGAATAAACTGAAAGTGAAGTTTGTGGAAGGTTGTAAAGCGAATTTTCAGTTTGTTGACGAATGCAAAAGCAAGGACAAAAAACCGGACGAGGTTATTGAGAAGATTTGGAAAGACTGGGAAGCGTTTGCATCGTACGCTTTCAACAAGTCGCACTCGGTTTGTTATGCATACATTGCTTATCAAACCGGATTTTTAAAGGCGCATTATCCTGCAGAGTTTATGGCGGCCAACCTTAGCCGAAACCTGAGTAATATTGTTGATATTACGAAACTGATGACGGAGTGCAAACGGATGAAACTGAATGTATTCGGCCCGGATATTAATGAAAGTTTTATCAAGTTTACAGCAAACAAAAACGGTGATATTCGTTTTGGAATGGGAGCCATAAAAGGAGTTGGTTCGGCTGCGGTTCAGAATGTTATTGATATTCGCAAAGCCAATGGCGAGTTTAAAACAGTGTATGACCTGGTTGAAAATGTAAACCTGCAATCGGTTAACAAGAAAAACCTTGAAGCACTGGCAATGGCAGGTGCTTTTGATAATTTGGAAGGAACAAACCGAAGTTGCTTTTTTGCCGGTGACGACGAAAATGACAATACTACTTTTATCGAGAAATTAATTCGATACGGGAACCGTGTTCAAATGGAGGCCCAAAGTGCCCAGCAAAGTTTGTTCGGAGGCATGGGAAGTGCTCAGGATATTCAAAAACCACCAATCCCTCAGGTTTCCGAATGGGCAAAACTTATAATGCTCGAAAAGGAAAAAAATCTGATCGGAATTTATTTAACTGCTCACCCCCTTGATGATTATGCCCTGGAAATTAATAATTTTTGTTCCAAGGATGCGGCTTTAAAAGACCTCAATAATGACATAGAACAATACAAAGACAAAGATTTTACATTTGGTGGAATGGTTACTGCAGCGCGTGAAGGAACCTCGAAAAATGGAAATCCTTATGCCACGTTAACCCTCTCTGATTACACCGATTCAAAAGAACTTTTTTTCTTTGGGAAAGACTATGTAAACTTTAGTAAGTACTGTAAAGCCGGACTTTTTCTGATGGTTCGGGGATCTGTAAAGTCACGTTTTAACAGCGATTTTTACGAGTTTAAAGTAACAGGTATCGAGTTACTTTCAGAGGTTCGCGAGGCTTATGTAAAAAGTATAACCATTAATCTGCCTTTGTCGGTAATTACCGAGGAGATGGTAAAAACCCTTGAAGATCTGGTGGAAGTACACAAAGGAAAAACCCTACTAAATTTTAATGTTTTCGATCCCGAGAACAATATGTATATTAAAATGTTTTCAAGAACAGCGAGGATACATCCATCGGATAAATTTCTTGGCTTTTTTGACAAACAACCCGATGTTAGTTATAGAATTAATTAG
- the trxA gene encoding thioredoxin produces the protein MALEITDANFEELVMNSDKPVMIDFWAVWCGPCRMIAPIVEEMSGEYEGKAVIGKVDVDNNQEVAMKFGIRNIPTVLFIKGGEVVDKQVGAAPKPTFTAKLDALL, from the coding sequence ATGGCTTTAGAAATTACAGATGCCAATTTTGAAGAATTGGTAATGAATTCAGACAAACCCGTTATGATAGATTTTTGGGCAGTATGGTGTGGCCCATGTCGTATGATTGCTCCTATTGTTGAGGAAATGTCAGGCGAATACGAAGGCAAAGCAGTTATTGGTAAAGTTGATGTTGACAACAACCAGGAAGTTGCTATGAAGTTTGGAATCAGAAACATTCCTACTGTTCTTTTTATTAAAGGTGGCGAAGTAGTTGACAAACAGGTTGGTGCTGCACCGAAGCCAACATTCACTGCAAAATTAGACGCACTTTTATAA
- a CDS encoding DUF58 domain-containing protein, which translates to MNFRSIVKNILDIEQFHQFDNLGLIAHEVVEGFITGLHRSPFHGFSVEFAEHRLYNDGESTKHIDWKLFARTDKLFVKQYEEETNLRCQLVIDTSSSMLFPYSKGKKHLQNKLAFSVYTAAALIHLMRKQRDAVGLTLFSDEIEFHTSPRISSVNAEIMYGELSKLIQPENEKLRKNTNTTEVLHQIAENIHKRSLVIIFSDMLDSSKTEELFSALQHLRYNKHEVILFHVTDHALEREFDFNNQPHKFVDLESGQVVKFNPWEVKNHYVSTVKNYFEDLKVKCGQYQIDLAEADINKDFQQVLFSYLVKRKKLY; encoded by the coding sequence GTGAATTTTCGTAGCATTGTGAAAAATATTTTAGACATAGAACAGTTTCACCAGTTTGATAACCTTGGGCTTATTGCACACGAGGTTGTCGAAGGATTTATTACCGGTTTGCATCGTAGCCCGTTTCATGGTTTTTCGGTAGAATTTGCCGAACACCGCTTGTACAACGATGGCGAATCGACCAAACACATCGACTGGAAATTGTTTGCACGAACCGACAAACTTTTTGTAAAACAATACGAAGAAGAAACCAACCTTCGTTGCCAATTGGTGATCGATACTTCTTCATCAATGCTTTTCCCGTATTCAAAAGGGAAAAAACACCTTCAGAATAAACTTGCGTTTTCGGTTTACACGGCAGCAGCACTCATCCATTTAATGCGCAAACAACGCGATGCCGTTGGATTAACCCTTTTTTCAGATGAGATTGAATTTCATACCAGCCCACGAATTTCTTCAGTAAATGCAGAAATTATGTACGGAGAATTATCGAAATTAATTCAACCCGAAAACGAAAAACTGCGAAAAAATACCAATACCACAGAGGTTCTTCATCAAATTGCCGAAAACATTCACAAACGCTCATTGGTGATAATTTTTAGCGATATGCTGGACAGCTCGAAAACCGAAGAACTTTTTTCTGCCTTGCAACATCTGCGCTACAACAAACACGAGGTTATTCTTTTTCATGTTACCGACCATGCTTTGGAACGCGAATTTGATTTTAATAATCAGCCGCATAAATTTGTTGATTTGGAAAGCGGGCAGGTAGTTAAGTTTAATCCCTGGGAAGTAAAAAACCATTATGTTTCTACGGTTAAAAATTATTTTGAAGACTTAAAAGTGAAATGTGGCCAGTACCAGATTGATTTGGCCGAAGCCGATATCAACAAAGATTTTCAACAGGTTTTGTTCTCTTATCTGGTAAAACGAAAGAAACTGTATTAA
- a CDS encoding YifB family Mg chelatase-like AAA ATPase, which produces MLVKTFGSAVFGIDATTITIEVDVTTGIKFLLVGLPDSAVKESQQRIESALRLNGYKWPKKKIIINMAPADIRKEGSAYDLPLAAAVLAASNQIDSSVLSKYVLMGELSLDGTLQPIKGVLPIAINARKEGFEGFILPKQNAREAAVVDTLKVYGAENISEVIHFLNGEDNLAPTVIDTRAEFYAQVNNNPLDFSDVKGQENVKRALEIAAAGSHNIILVGPPGSGKTMLAKRIPTVLPPFSLKEALETTKIHSVVGKIDKETSLMTRRPFRSPHHTISDVALVGGGNYPQPGEISLAHNGVLFLDELPEFKRTVLEVMRQPLEDRNITISRAKFSVEYPASFMLVASMNPCPCGYYNHPTKECVCAPGMVQKYLNKISGPLLDRIDIHLEVVPVPFKKLSEMESSESSEAVRLRVLQARKIQENRFAENKGVYANAQMSSKLIREHVVLDEESHDLIKNAMDRLGLSARAYDRILKVSRTIADLEGAEQVQADHLSEAIHYRSLDRENWGG; this is translated from the coding sequence ATGTTAGTTAAAACCTTCGGAAGCGCAGTGTTTGGAATTGATGCAACAACCATTACCATTGAAGTTGATGTTACCACCGGAATTAAGTTTTTATTGGTTGGTTTGCCCGACAGTGCCGTTAAAGAAAGCCAGCAACGAATCGAATCTGCCCTCCGTTTAAATGGCTACAAATGGCCGAAGAAAAAGATTATCATAAACATGGCACCAGCTGATATTCGAAAAGAAGGATCGGCCTACGACCTGCCACTGGCCGCAGCGGTTTTAGCGGCTTCAAACCAGATTGATTCTTCTGTACTTTCAAAATACGTTTTAATGGGTGAGCTTTCGCTCGATGGAACTTTGCAACCCATAAAAGGAGTTTTGCCCATTGCAATAAATGCCCGAAAAGAGGGATTTGAGGGATTTATTTTGCCCAAACAGAACGCACGCGAGGCTGCAGTTGTCGATACATTAAAGGTTTATGGTGCCGAAAACATAAGCGAGGTAATTCATTTCCTGAATGGAGAAGATAACCTGGCACCTACTGTTATCGATACCCGAGCCGAGTTTTATGCACAGGTAAACAATAATCCTCTTGATTTCTCGGATGTAAAAGGACAGGAAAATGTAAAACGTGCCCTTGAAATTGCAGCTGCCGGAAGTCATAATATTATTTTAGTGGGCCCTCCCGGTTCCGGGAAAACCATGCTCGCAAAACGAATTCCAACCGTGCTCCCTCCGTTTTCGTTAAAAGAAGCGCTGGAAACCACAAAAATTCATTCCGTAGTTGGGAAAATCGACAAAGAAACGTCGTTAATGACACGCCGTCCCTTTCGCAGTCCGCACCATACAATTTCAGACGTGGCTTTGGTTGGAGGTGGAAATTATCCGCAACCGGGCGAAATATCGCTGGCGCACAATGGGGTACTATTTCTCGATGAACTTCCTGAATTTAAACGAACGGTTTTGGAGGTAATGCGGCAACCGCTGGAAGATCGGAATATTACAATTTCGAGAGCAAAATTTTCTGTTGAATATCCGGCCAGTTTTATGCTGGTGGCATCCATGAATCCATGTCCCTGCGGCTATTACAACCATCCAACCAAGGAGTGTGTCTGTGCTCCGGGAATGGTGCAAAAGTACCTCAACAAAATATCAGGCCCTCTGCTCGACCGAATTGATATTCACCTTGAAGTTGTTCCGGTTCCATTTAAAAAACTCTCAGAGATGGAATCGTCTGAAAGCAGCGAAGCCGTTCGTTTACGCGTTTTGCAGGCACGCAAAATTCAGGAAAACCGATTTGCTGAAAACAAGGGTGTTTACGCCAATGCACAAATGAGTTCGAAGTTAATCCGGGAACATGTCGTTTTGGATGAAGAAAGCCACGACTTAATAAAAAATGCCATGGATCGACTGGGACTTTCAGCCCGGGCTTACGATCGTATTTTAAAGGTATCACGGACTATTGCCGATTTGGAAGGTGCAGAACAAGTACAAGCCGATCATTTATCGGAAGCAATTCACTACAGAAGTTTGGATCGCGAAAATTGGGGAGGGTAA
- a CDS encoding HIT family protein: MASIFTKIINGEIPAYKVAEDENYFAFLDIFPVAKGHTLVIPKKEVDYLFDLNDETYSGLQLFAKKVAKGLKKAIPCEKVGVLVLGLEVPHAHIHLVPMQNEGDLLNFSEKKKFTPEEFQEITKLISENID, encoded by the coding sequence ATGGCAAGTATCTTTACGAAAATAATAAATGGCGAAATCCCGGCTTATAAAGTGGCCGAGGATGAAAACTATTTTGCTTTTCTCGATATTTTCCCGGTGGCCAAAGGGCATACTTTGGTGATACCTAAAAAAGAGGTTGATTACCTCTTCGACCTGAATGATGAAACATATTCCGGCTTGCAACTTTTTGCTAAAAAAGTCGCAAAAGGATTAAAAAAAGCAATACCCTGCGAAAAAGTAGGTGTGCTTGTTTTAGGCCTTGAAGTTCCGCATGCGCACATTCATTTGGTACCGATGCAAAACGAAGGCGATTTGCTTAACTTTTCGGAAAAGAAAAAATTTACGCCCGAAGAGTTTCAGGAAATTACAAAATTGATTTCAGAAAATATTGACTAA
- the greA gene encoding transcription elongation factor GreA: MSEVTYLTQAGLEKLKKELEHLKNVERPAISKQIGEAIEKGDISENAEYDAAKDAQGMLEAKIALLQGKVANARILDESKIDTSKVQILNKVTIKNKKNNATMQYTLVPESEADLKAGKLSIKTPIAKGLLGKKVGDEVEIKVPSGIIPFEIVEISI; encoded by the coding sequence ATGTCCGAAGTTACATATTTAACACAGGCAGGATTGGAGAAGCTTAAAAAAGAGCTGGAGCATTTAAAAAATGTTGAGCGTCCTGCTATTTCGAAACAGATTGGCGAGGCCATTGAAAAAGGCGATATCTCTGAGAACGCTGAATACGATGCAGCCAAAGATGCACAAGGTATGCTTGAGGCAAAAATTGCTTTACTGCAAGGCAAAGTAGCCAATGCACGAATTCTTGATGAATCAAAAATTGACACGTCTAAAGTTCAGATTCTGAACAAAGTAACAATAAAGAACAAAAAGAATAATGCAACCATGCAATATACTTTGGTTCCTGAAAGTGAAGCAGACTTAAAAGCAGGTAAACTTTCGATTAAAACGCCAATTGCCAAAGGATTACTTGGTAAAAAAGTGGGCGACGAGGTGGAGATAAAAGTTCCATCAGGTATTATTCCTTTTGAGATTGTTGAAATTTCGATCTAA